The Dreissena polymorpha isolate Duluth1 chromosome 9, UMN_Dpol_1.0, whole genome shotgun sequence genome contains the following window.
AGACAGACACGTGACTACCTCGACCGTCTGCTTCAGCTCGCCGTGGATCCGGAACGTGACCGGTTTCCAAGGATACGGAAAGAGTACCGGATGATGACGGACGACGAGAGAGAGCGATTCCATAAGGCTATCAAAGAGCTAAAAGAGGACAAAGTATGTATTTGCTTTTAAACGCAATAATGTTCtcgtttatttatgtattgtataaaaaaatatattttgtctgTTAATCGAAGCCCTTTTGTTTACAATAATCTATTTATACCCTATTACAACAGAAGGTGACTTACTATACATAcgcattttatttcattctttGTTCTGgcttcattttaattaaaaagtgtatattaaTGAAGGCTCTATTCTCACAGTAACATGTCTATCCGTtgtgataaaatacaaaaacacgcaggtgttatatgtcaatctatagttaaatgtgtattcttggtcATCACAACGAAAACTGCCTGTATATCGGCCAAAATACTGGCTACACTTAGCTCCCTGCAGTTATctgtttcattttcaattgtctcatagtatcggccctatTGATTGGTTGCTAATacttgttactatgcgcatgtgcttgttctaaaaaaagtacatgtaattaaatagaaaaacaaaACTCTTGATAATgttgttctttaaatatatttattaaaaaaataagcggcatatagaACAATTGACAAAGCTAcaattaatccataaacaaaccaacataattgtgtgttacgttATTTAGAATCATGGCAttaccctggaataaacatggcctactttccaacgaacacctgaaatcatgagaatgatcgtcctAATAGTCATGGATTACCATAAATAAATTTCAACatctaaaaaattgaaaaaatgcattaactttccagcacttcttgaagggTTTTCGTTAAAGGCACGCCACTATGAGGAGGACCGATACTATGAGAGAAAGGGATATTAGCATACCGGTAATGCGGAAAGCATTCAATTAGTCAGCCCGGTCTTCATCGCTTTCCATTTATTGCATATTGTCATATCAAGAGCAACCATAGATGTATGTCCTCAATTTTGAAGAGGTAAATAAACATTGGCCCTGCAGTAATTATCTCTGTCCTTTTTTCCATCAGACGCTGGAGCCGGATGTGTACTCAGCAGTGGCGGAGTTGCACGCAGGGGAAATCATTTCCATGGCTCATTTCGGTGCGGCGTTCCTCGGCTGGCATCGCGTGCTCCTGCTTATGTAAGCATCCGTTTTCTTAGCACTATTATCTTTCTTAGCACTATTATCTTCGCTTTTTACAATCCGAGCTCCGTTTTCTGCTATTAAATCTTGCTGCGTGTGTGCATAGAGTTGTGTGGAAGTAACTAGTGTTGATACATGGGCATACGATGTATCCGTTTCATTAGAGTTTTCACGTCTATAAAATTGAACCCTCAGACAATATAGAACTAATGCTTACCTTATTATGACTTGTCTGTAATGTTATAGGTTAACAATTAACATGGTTTCTAGTATTTTGTTTATTGTAATGTTACCAATAGGTTAACAATTAACATGGTTTCtagtattgtgttttttattgaGCAACATTTGAAGAATATTTTACAGTGTAAGGTATACGGTAAATCTTAATCGTTCAAACATGGTTAATTCGTTAACATTTTGCTAGTTTAATTTAATATCATCAAGTGACATTATTCAGTGCACATATTTGCAGATTTGAGACAGCTTTACGCTTAAAAGACCCGTCCGTGTCCATCCCATACTGGGCGTCGAACATGGACGCAGAAATGGACGACCCTACAAAGTCTATCATCTGGTCGGAAAAGTTCCTAGGCAACGGGGACGGCTTTGTGACCACGGGACCCTTTGCAAACTTCAAGGCACATACATCGGATTCCATTCTTATGAGAAACATCGGGGTTTCCGGTTCTCTAATGACTAACGAGGGAATACACGGTGTGCTCTCGCAAAACAGAACAGCGGATATATCCAATCCGCGAGCTCCAAAACAAAATAACTTAGAATTGCAGCACAACACGGTCCATGCGTGGATTGGTGGAAACATGGACGACCTGAGTCAAAGCTGCGAGGACCCGGTGTTTTATATGCACCACGCGTTCGTAGATTATTTATGGGAGGAGTTCCGAACGCGTCAGAAAATGGTAGGCATTGATCCCGAAACGGACTATCCTGATATCGATTGGGGCGAACACCAGCACGCTCCGGATGCCCCACTTGGGTTCGGGGACCTTAGAAACATCGATGCTCTAAGTAACGTGTTCGCGGATCTTGTCAAATACGACCCATCGCCCGTCTGCACAAGGACGCACCCGACGTGTATTTCAAAGTTTCTCCGCTGTGACGCGTCCAGAGCGTACCCCGTGTGCGTGAGTTTGTCTCGCGAGGAGCTGAACAGTGAAACGGAGCGACCCAGCGAGCTTTGCGTGGAGGCGCAAATGACTCGTGCTGTACAGAACAGCTTCTCGATTAATCTACACTGTGATGTGCGGAAATGGGTATATATACCTGTGAAAATAGTGTTGCAGAGACCTCCCGAGTTCTCGAATTACAAGGCATACCCGGTGTTAAATAATGAGCCCGTCCGGAATACAGACGTGTTTTCTACAATATCTATCGATAAGAACATAAGTCATCATCTGGCTGCGTATCCGAACTGTAAAATAACAAGTTCGGCAGcaagaaaaatatttattgagtCTAATGGTCTGAACTATTACGGCAAATACAAGGATTTTACCATTCTTGATCAAAGACATGCTCTGTCGTCTGCGACGACTTACTTAGGTGTGAAATCACCAGAATCTAATCACACTGATGTGATAGTGACAGCTTTCGATTACTGCGGGCGCACGTGTCGCCCTTTTTGTCTCGACATAACCGTGTCTCCGCCAAAGTCTAGGCCCTGTTCCGGCGTCATTCGCGTCACGGAAGACGAACCGAAACAATATGGCCACAATTACGCGGAAGCTGTTAACATGCGTTGGAGTGCCAGCGGACCGGATGAGCTTCCTGAAGAGGCTCCTTTCCACTTCATTACGTTTTACTGTGATTACTCGGGCCATTGGCCGTGGGACGAAAGCATACAAAGAAGCGTTCATggttctaaaaatatatttaacacaccACAATTAAGAGAGTCGTTTGATGGTCATTTTCAGGAGAAGATTCCTGGTATTAATTCGCCTCCTCCTCAGTTCCCCCATTCTCATTCCCATTCCACTCGTCTTCTTCCGCCACCATCTCTTCTTCCCCCTACTGGCCCACAAGCTGTGTCTAAATCACAAAATGATAAAAACGAAAGCGCTAAATTCACAAAGCCGCTTATTAAAACTTCACCGAGAATAACTATTATACGTGCTAAAAGCCGTCGGCCTGATCCCAAACAGGAAATCTCTTTACCAGCTATTCAAGCAGCGGTCAGTGCGACACGAATTCCGAATATCAGAACTTTAAACTTAAGTAGCGCAACAAGCAGGCCAGCAGGTCAGCTACACCGGCGTCAACAACACCCGGTACCACAGCAATCGCTCCGCCAATTTCATCTATCTCAAACCACGCCGTGGAACATTGCAACTCCGTTAAGCCAACCCGCCGTTGTCAACACGCGACAGGAACGGCTGTCCACATTCACAGCACCTACCTCATCGAATAGATTGTTCAATCAGGAACGCTTCAGCGACTTCCTGTCACAGTCGCCACAACGAGCGCCGGACATGATTGCTTTTAGAGGTTTGTACGAACGGACATGTGATAC
Protein-coding sequences here:
- the LOC127845694 gene encoding uncharacterized protein LOC127845694, whose protein sequence is MDAEMDDPTKSIIWSEKFLGNGDGFVTTGPFANFKAHTSDSILMRNIGVSGSLMTNEGIHGVLSQNRTADISNPRAPKQNNLELQHNTVHAWIGGNMDDLSQSCEDPVFYMHHAFVDYLWEEFRTRQKMVGIDPETDYPDIDWGEHQHAPDAPLGFGDLRNIDALSNVFADLVKYDPSPVCTRTHPTCISKFLRCDASRAYPVCVSLSREELNSETERPSELCVEAQMTRAVQNSFSINLHCDVRKWVYIPVKIVLQRPPEFSNYKAYPVLNNEPVRNTDVFSTISIDKNISHHLAAYPNCKITSSAARKIFIESNGLNYYGKYKDFTILDQRHALSSATTYLGVKSPESNHTDVIVTAFDYCGRTCRPFCLDITVSPPKSRPCSGVIRVTEDEPKQYGHNYAEAVNMRWSASGPDELPEEAPFHFITFYCDYSGHWPWDESIQRSVHGSKNIFNTPQLRESFDGHFQEKIPGINSPPPQFPHSHSHSTRLLPPPSLLPPTGPQAVSKSQNDKNESAKFTKPLIKTSPRITIIRAKSRRPDPKQEISLPAIQAAVSATRIPNIRTLNLSSATSRPAGQLHRRQQHPVPQQSLRQFHLSQTTPWNIATPLSQPAVVNTRQERLSTFTAPTSSNRLFNQERFSDFLSQSPQRAPDMIAFRDGCRLNRACQLAMSCSPCRHKARQPCLPPSRLVAICLNGVYTVENRFVEFTG